The window CCGTGAAGAAGCTCGAGGGCTCGTCGAGGGCCGAGTTGACCTTCTTGCCGGTCGAGAGGCGCTCCTCCGTCTGGGCCATCAGGTCGGTGGTCGTCTGGAGGGTGCGGAGGTTCGACCGGACGGCCGAATTGAGCGTGACGTCAGACATGTAAGGCTCCTGTCCTAGGAGACTGCGGGATACGCCTCGTCCTGAAGCGCATCGGGACACTCGGGCTCGGGGGGCTAACCGGAAGTTAATTCGACCCGAGAAGCGCCGAAGCAACGCGATGAATCAAATTGGATGGTTACGAGAATATGTGAATCAAACCGAAGATGATTGCCGCTGATGGTTTCCAACGATTCATGATGTACGCGCGTTAACCACAGCGCACCCCAAGACCTATGGTTAACGCGGTGGTAGCCTTAACGGGGTGCGAACGAGCATGCCGTGGCGGCGAACCTCTGAGTTTGAAGGCCGCGCGCCGCGCGGAGGCGCCCGCGATGCAAAAAGGCCCGCCGGGGAGGCGGGCCTTGCGAGGTCTTGGCGGTACGGCGGAAGCGGTTGCTGTTACTCGATGGTCTGGCCGGTCTGGGACCAGTCCGCGACGAACTGGTCGAGCCCCTTGTCGGTCAGAGGGTGCTTCACCAGCCCCTTGATGACGGCCGGCGGGATCGTCGCCACGTCCGCTCCCGCAAGCGCTGCGAACTTCACGTGGTTGCTGTTGCGGAGCGAGGCCGCGAGGATCTCCGTGCCAAGCTCCGGATAGTTGTCGAAGATCGTGCGGATGTCCTGGATCAGCTCCATGCCGTCGATCCCGGTGTCGTCGAGCCGTCCGACGAAGGGGGAAACGAAGGTCGCGCCCGCCTTCGCCGCAAGCAGGGCCTGCACGGCGCTGAAGCACAGCGTGACGTTGACCATCGTGCCCTCGTCCGCGAGCGTGCGGCAGACCTTCAGGCCGTCCAAGGTCAGCGGCACCTTGACCGTGACGTTGTCGGCGATCTTCGCGAGAATGCGCCCTTCGCGCAGCATGCCGTCGTAGTCCAGGGCGGCGACCTCGGCCGACACCGGACCTTCGACGATCTCGCAGATCTCGGCGATCACCTCCTTCATCGGGCGGTTCGCCTTGAGCATCAGGGACGGATTCGTCGTCACGCCGTCCAGAAGACCGGTCGCGGCGAGCTCGCGGATCTCATTCACGTCCGCGGTGTCGACGAAAAATTTCATTGAAAATGGCCTCTTCGAGTGCGTTGGGCGCCGACGCGCCCCTGAAAGGGAAGTGGGCTCCCCCGGCGCCGTTGCAAGGCGAGCCTGCGGGACCCTCCCGCCCGCCGGGCGGGGGTCGCGGCGCTTGACGGCGTGCGCGCAGGGGGGAGAAGAGGGCGTCCCCCGCACCGCCCGAGGCCCCGCTCATTTCCATCTTGGCCCCCGCCACCGTCGAGGTTCTGCTGCCGGTCGGGCTCGACCGCGCGCTGACCTACGCCGTGCCGGAGGGCGTCACGGTCGGTCCGGGCGCGCTGGTGGTCGCGCCGCTCGGCCGCCGGCTGGAGCTCGGCGTCGTCTGGGACGGCGCGCCGCCGCAGGTCGACGCCGCCCGGCTGAAGACGCTGGAAGGCGTCGTCGACGCCCCGCCGGTGTCGGAAGCGATGCGGCGCTTCGTCGACTGGATCGCGGAGTACACGCTCGCGCCGCGCGGCCAGGTGCTGCGGATGGCGCTCCGCGGGCTCGATCTCGGCGCGGCCGAGCCGAAGCCAAAGATCGGCGTCCGCGCCACGGGGCAGGCCCCGTCCCGCCGCACCCCGGCCCGCGACAAAGCGCTCGCCGCAGCCGCCGACGGCCGCATCCGCGCGAAGGCCGAACTCACGGAGGCCGCGGGCGTCTCGGTCTCGGTCGTCGACGGGCTCCTCGCCGACGGCGCGCTGGAGGCGGCGCCGCTGCCGCCGCCTCCGCGTCCGCCGCAGCCCGACCCCTACCAGCCGGGACCGCCGCTCTCCGAGGCGCAGGCGGCGGCCGCCAACGCCCTCGCCGCGCTCGCCGGGGCCCGTCGGTTCCACGTGGCGCTCGTCGA is drawn from Methylopila sp. 73B and contains these coding sequences:
- the fsa gene encoding fructose-6-phosphate aldolase — translated: MKFFVDTADVNEIRELAATGLLDGVTTNPSLMLKANRPMKEVIAEICEIVEGPVSAEVAALDYDGMLREGRILAKIADNVTVKVPLTLDGLKVCRTLADEGTMVNVTLCFSAVQALLAAKAGATFVSPFVGRLDDTGIDGMELIQDIRTIFDNYPELGTEILAASLRNSNHVKFAALAGADVATIPPAVIKGLVKHPLTDKGLDQFVADWSQTGQTIE